A portion of the Lolium rigidum isolate FL_2022 chromosome 1, APGP_CSIRO_Lrig_0.1, whole genome shotgun sequence genome contains these proteins:
- the LOC124683229 gene encoding probable carboxylesterase 2, whose translation MAAVPTAPPPASADDEIVYESMPCIRIYKNRVERYFGSEFVAASTDSATGVVSRDRTISPQVSARLYLPRLDAGAKLPVLVYYHGGGFCLGSAFNPTFHAYFNNFAALANVLVVSVEYRLAPEHPVPAAYADSWEALAWAVSHVAGAGAGDEPWLADHADFSRLYLGGESAGANIAHHVAMRAGAEGLPHGAKIHGLVMIHPYFLGTNKVGSDDLDAAARESLGSLWRVMCPATTGEDDPLINPFVDGAPGLDALACGRVLVCIGEGDVLRDRGRLYYDRLTASGWSGEAEIWQAPGKGHTFHLLEPLCDEAVAQDKVISEFLNR comes from the coding sequence ATGGCCGCCGTACCCACCGCGCCTCCGCCGGCATCGGCCGACGACGAGATCGTCTACGAGTCCATGCCCTGCATCCGCATCTACAAGAACCGCGTGGAGCGCTACTTCGGCTCCGAGTTCGTCGCCGCCTCCACCGACTCCGCCACCGGCGTCGTCTCCCGCGACCGCACCATCTCCCCTCAAGTCTCCGCGCGCCTCTACCTGCCCCGCCTCGACGCCGGCGCCAAGCTCCCCGTCCTCGTCTACTACCACGGCGGCGGGTTCTGCCTCGGCTCCGCCTTCAACCCCACCTTCCACGCCTACTTCAACAACTTCGCCGCGCTCGCCAACGTGCTCGTCGTGTCCGTCGAGTACCGCCTCGCGCCCGAGCACCCCGTCCCGGCCGCGTACGCCGACTCCTGGGAGGCGCTGGCCTGGGCCGTCTCCcacgtcgccggcgccggcgccggcgacgagcCGTGGCTCGCCGACCACGCCGACTTCTCCCGCCTCTACCTCGGCGGCGAGAGCGCCGGCGCCAACATCGCGCACCACGTCGCGATGCGGGCGGGCGCGGAGGGGCTGCCCCACGGCGCCAAGATCCACGGCCTCGTCATGATCCACCCCTACTTCCTGGGCACCAACAAGGTGGGCTCCGACGACCTCGAcgccgccgcgcgggagagccTCGGCAGCCTGTGGCGCGTCATGTGCCCGGCCACCACCGGGGAGGACGACCCGCTCATCAACCCGTTCGTCGACGGCGCGCCGGGCCTCGACGCCCTGGCGTGCGGCCGCGTGCTCGTCTGCATCGGCGAGGGCGACGTGCTCCGCGACCGCGGCCGCCTCTACTACGACCGCCTCACGGCGAGCGGCTGGAGCGGGGAGGCGGAGATATGGCAGGCGCCGGGAAAGGGCCACACTTTCCACCTCCTCGAGCCGCTCTGCGACGAGGCCGTGGCGCAGGACAAGGTCATCAGCGAGTTCCTCAACCGCTGA
- the LOC124655408 gene encoding probable carboxylesterase 13 translates to MDPESEIAFEFVPIIRQYKSGRVERLLPANPVPPSVDAATGVASKDVTVDPTTGLWARLYLPAGPADSKLPIVVYLHGGCFVAGSAADAPDHAFLNRLCASARAIAVSVEYRLAPEHPVPACYDDAWSALRWAAEGAADPWLRDGGDRDRLFVVGYSTGGNVAHNVTLRAGSSESDSLPLPRGARVSGLALLHPYFLSAGADGETEATQAWLRAKLEELWGFVCGGRTAGLDDPRVNPVADGAPSLRRLGCGRVLVCLAEEELRPRGKAYHDGLLASGWPEEDVELLESVGEDHEFFLREPRSAKALALMDRLVAFIAGKQE, encoded by the coding sequence ATGGACCCTGAATCCGAGATCGCGTTCGAGTTCGTGCCGATCATCCGGCAGTACAAGAGCGGCCGCGTCGAGCGCCTACTCCCCGCGAACCCCGTCCCGCCCTCCGTCGACGCCGCCACCGGAGTCGCCTCCAAGGACGTCACCGTTGACCCAACCACCGGCCTCTGGGCTCGCCTCTACCTCCCCGCCGGCCCCGCCGACAGCAAGCTCCCCATCGTGGTGTACCTCCACGGCGGCTGCTTCGTGGCGGGCTCGGCCGCCGACGCGCCGGACCACGCCTTCCTTAACCGCCTATGCGCCAGCGCGCGCGCCATCGCCGTGTCCGTCGAGTACCGCCTGGCGCCGGAGCACCCCGTCCCCGCGTGCTACGACGACGCGTGGTCCGCCCTCCGGTGGGCCGCGGAGGGCGCCGCCGATCCGTGGCTCCGGGACGGCGGCGACCGCGACCGGCTGTTCGTGGTCGGGTACAGCACCGGCGGCAACGTCGCCCATAACGTGACGCTCCGCGCGGGCTCGTCGGAATCAGACTCGCTCCCCCTCCCCCGCGGCGCCCGGGTCAGCGGCCTCGCGCTGCTGCACCCCTACTTCCTGTCGGCCGGGGCTGACGGCGAGACCGAGGCGACGCAGGCGTGGCTGCGGGCCAAGCTGGAGGAGCTGTGGGGGTTCGTGTGCGGCGGGCGCACCGCCGGGCTCGACGACCCGCGGGTCAACCCGGTGGCCGACGGCGCGCCGAGCCTGCGGCGGCTGGGCTGCGGCCGCGTCCTCGTCTGCCTCGCGGAGGAGGAGCTTCGGCCCCGGGGCAAGGCGTACCACGACGGGCTGCTGGCCAGCGGGTGGCCGGAGGAGGATGTCGAGCTGCTGGAATCCGTCGGCGAGGACCACGAGTTCTTCCTCCGGGAGCCCCGGAGCGCCAAGGCGCTGGCTCTCATGGACCGCCTGGTCGCCTTCATCGCTGGGAAGCAGGAGTAG